The Parabacteroides sp. AD58 genome includes a window with the following:
- a CDS encoding glycoside hydrolase family protein → MRYRMLLLLCFLSLGCTLSAQEPERETAKEARIFRLPEFERAFLCVRYFEGWHSEKNHPYVGWGHCLQPGEKYSARTMTRQQADELLRKDLRKFCAMFRHLGKDSLLLGTLAYNVGPFRLLGSGKISKSKLIRKLEAGDRDIYKEYISYCHYKGRKIRSIERRRKMEFLLLYEP, encoded by the coding sequence ATGAGGTACAGGATGTTGTTACTGCTCTGTTTCCTTTCGTTGGGCTGCACTTTGTCGGCACAGGAACCTGAAAGGGAAACAGCCAAGGAAGCAAGGATTTTCAGGTTGCCGGAATTTGAGAGGGCATTTTTGTGTGTACGCTATTTTGAGGGCTGGCACTCGGAAAAGAACCATCCTTATGTCGGCTGGGGGCATTGCCTCCAGCCGGGCGAGAAATACTCGGCACGCACCATGACAAGACAGCAGGCTGACGAGCTGCTGCGGAAAGACCTTCGGAAGTTCTGCGCCATGTTCCGGCATCTGGGAAAGGATTCGCTGCTCCTGGGTACATTAGCTTATAATGTGGGACCGTTCCGGCTCTTGGGCAGCGGAAAGATATCCAAAAGCAAGCTGATCCGAAAGCTGGAAGCCGGTGACAGGGACATCTATAAGGAGTATATATCCTACTGCCACTACAAGGGGCGGAAAATCCGCTCGATAGAGCGGCGACGGAAGATGGAGTTTTTGCTGCTGTATGAACCGTAA
- a CDS encoding ISAon1 family transposase N-terminal region protein gives METNGYRLLLPEGTLDYFIISDVKESSTDIIIFLEEKNEVPSEYSNMKVESKGFYDPVVVQDFPIRGKKLFLNIRRRRWIVKDDGRYVSRNWKLVAEGCRMTHDFASFLKELY, from the coding sequence ATGGAAACCAACGGTTATCGTCTCCTTCTTCCGGAAGGGACATTGGATTATTTCATCATCTCTGATGTAAAGGAAAGTAGTACCGACATTATCATTTTCCTGGAAGAGAAAAATGAGGTTCCCAGTGAATACTCGAATATGAAAGTGGAAAGCAAGGGATTTTATGACCCGGTAGTGGTTCAGGACTTCCCGATACGTGGCAAGAAACTTTTCCTGAACATCCGACGTCGCCGATGGATTGTTAAGGATGATGGACGCTATGTAAGCCGTAACTGGAAACTGGTCGCTGAGGGCTGCCGTATGACGCATGATTTTGCGTCTTTTTTAAAAGAACTATATTGA
- a CDS encoding BspA family leucine-rich repeat surface protein, whose protein sequence is MMAKIYKPKSLQELKELVNDKSVHLGDIDTSLITDMTELFKDSKRKNFDGLETWDTSNVTTMKGMFYRAKYFNHPIGDWDVSKVEDMTFMFCEAPAFNQPLEKWNVSNVHCMNSMFAWAYSFNQPIERWDVSNVYNMKAMLYFAKSFNQPLNAWNVSKVYTITCILGGAKSFNQPLDKWDTSGIQEMAYAFFECYEFNQNIDSWDTSEVTYMDGMFDGAKNFNQPLNSWKTGNVKFMRRMFQGASSFNQPLDKWDVSRVETAEMMFKNATSFNQPLDMWQISRDCDINDMFLNAPCFSDVKILTLNFAHTNKMRYREYLKEVLGRFDAAQVYAELLGYSDKHTAKYKRELEAAHPELKGPIHAVTGTGKYKPRSKPELIELLNMGIQIPLDKIDTSCITDMEGLFQYSKSRDFTGIETWDTSNVVTMKNMFAGAEYFNHNISGWDVSNVRDMSHMFDGARRFNQPLNDWNVSNVQNMYEMFAWARTFNQPLNNWNVSNVQNMSRMFAWASKFNKPLNDWNVSNVQNMFEMFYYAEKFNQPLNNWNVSNVQNMCRMFGGAEKFNKPLNDWNVSNVQNMLEMFYNASSFNQPLNNWDVSNVRNMSLMFYGASSFNKPVGSWNVSAVTNMMQMFNGAEKFNQPLNDWNVSNVQDMSKMFCNASSFNQPLNNWNVSNVKNMTQMFDGAEKFNQPLNEWDVSNVQDMSKMFCKASSFNQPLNDWNVSNVENMVQMFDDASSFNQPLDHWNMSKVKDMTCMFYGATSFRQPITAWKLRGQSTRGIFLDLPDYRDMESRVMCLAALDGNNREYELQEMIEILGEKEVQDALRLYGAKYGLNEYLQK, encoded by the coding sequence ATGATGGCTAAAATATACAAACCCAAGTCTCTGCAGGAGTTGAAGGAGTTAGTGAACGACAAAAGCGTTCATCTCGGTGATATTGACACTTCCCTGATTACGGATATGACAGAGCTGTTTAAAGACTCAAAACGTAAAAACTTCGACGGACTTGAAACATGGGACACCTCAAACGTGACCACAATGAAGGGAATGTTTTATAGGGCGAAATATTTCAACCATCCCATTGGGGACTGGGATGTTTCGAAGGTGGAGGATATGACATTCATGTTTTGCGAAGCACCGGCCTTCAACCAACCACTTGAGAAATGGAACGTCTCGAATGTCCACTGTATGAATTCCATGTTCGCTTGGGCGTACAGCTTCAACCAGCCAATTGAGCGCTGGGACGTCTCAAACGTATATAACATGAAAGCGATGCTGTATTTCGCAAAGAGTTTCAATCAGCCACTTAACGCTTGGAATGTCTCAAAGGTTTATACCATCACATGCATATTGGGTGGTGCGAAAAGCTTTAACCAGCCGCTCGACAAATGGGATACATCAGGAATCCAAGAAATGGCGTACGCTTTCTTCGAATGTTATGAGTTCAACCAGAATATCGATTCGTGGGATACGTCGGAGGTCACATATATGGATGGAATGTTCGACGGTGCAAAAAACTTCAACCAACCGCTTAACTCGTGGAAGACGGGCAATGTAAAATTTATGAGGCGTATGTTCCAAGGGGCGTCGAGCTTCAATCAGCCGCTCGACAAATGGGATGTAAGCCGTGTTGAAACAGCAGAAATGATGTTCAAGAACGCGACGAGCTTCAACCAGCCTCTCGATATGTGGCAGATATCGAGAGACTGCGATATCAACGACATGTTCCTGAACGCTCCGTGCTTCTCCGACGTCAAGATTTTGACGCTCAACTTCGCTCATACCAACAAAATGAGATACCGCGAGTATCTGAAAGAAGTTCTCGGAAGATTCGACGCTGCGCAGGTGTACGCCGAGCTCTTGGGTTACAGCGATAAGCACACGGCGAAATATAAGCGCGAGCTTGAAGCTGCTCATCCGGAACTGAAAGGCCCAATCCACGCCGTTACGGGAACGGGAAAGTACAAACCTCGCTCAAAACCAGAGTTGATAGAGCTATTGAATATGGGCATTCAAATACCGCTTGATAAGATTGATACGTCGTGCATAACCGACATGGAAGGTCTCTTTCAATACTCTAAGAGCAGAGACTTTACCGGTATCGAGACGTGGGATACGTCAAATGTCGTAACGATGAAGAACATGTTTGCCGGCGCGGAATACTTCAACCACAACATAAGCGGCTGGGATGTCTCAAACGTACGGGATATGTCGCACATGTTCGATGGGGCGAGAAGATTTAATCAGCCGTTGAACGATTGGAATGTATCAAATGTGCAGAACATGTACGAGATGTTTGCCTGGGCGAGAACATTTAATCAGCCACTGAACAATTGGAACGTCTCGAACGTGCAGAATATGTCTCGCATGTTCGCCTGGGCATCCAAATTCAATAAGCCGTTGAACGATTGGAATGTCTCGAATGTACAGAACATGTTTGAGATGTTTTATTACGCGGAAAAATTCAATCAGCCTTTGAATAATTGGAATGTTTCTAATGTACAGAATATGTGCCGTATGTTCGGCGGGGCAGAAAAATTCAACAAGCCGCTGAACGATTGGAACGTCTCGAACGTGCAGAACATGCTCGAGATGTTTTACAACGCGTCAAGCTTTAATCAGCCACTGAACAATTGGGACGTTTCAAATGTGCGGAATATGTCTCTCATGTTTTACGGTGCATCTAGTTTCAACAAGCCTGTCGGCTCGTGGAACGTTTCCGCCGTTACGAATATGATGCAGATGTTCAACGGGGCAGAAAAATTTAATCAACCCCTGAATGATTGGAACGTATCGAACGTGCAGGACATGAGCAAGATGTTTTGTAATGCGTCGAGCTTTAATCAACCTCTGAATAATTGGAATGTTTCAAACGTCAAGAATATGACACAGATGTTCGATGGGGCGGAAAAATTTAATCAGCCGCTGAATGAATGGGACGTCTCGAACGTGCAGGACATGAGCAAGATGTTTTGTAAAGCATCGAGCTTTAACCAACCACTGAACGATTGGAATGTATCGAATGTCGAGAATATGGTACAGATGTTCGACGATGCGTCGAGTTTTAACCAGCCGCTCGACCACTGGAACATGTCGAAAGTCAAAGATATGACCTGTATGTTCTACGGTGCAACCTCGTTCCGGCAGCCAATAACAGCATGGAAGCTGCGCGGTCAGTCTACGAGGGGTATTTTCCTTGATTTGCCTGACTATCGCGATATGGAATCACGCGTCATGTGCCTTGCTGCGCTTGACGGGAACAACCGGGAATACGAACTTCAGGAGATGATAGAAATATTAGGAGAGAAGGAAGTTCAGGACGCGCTGCGGCTTTATGGCGCGAAATATGGTCTTAATGAGTATTTACAAAAATAA
- a CDS encoding BspA family leucine-rich repeat surface protein, with translation MIKKYKPRCSKELRELVKDDSIYLGDIDTSLITDMSWLFCDSIRTNFDGLETWDTSNVTTMERLFHRVKHFNHPIGNWNVSSVTNMECIFCGCSDFNQPLEDWDVSSVTNMESMFGTCGKFNQPLNDWDISNVRNISCMFCEAESFNQPLDKWDTSEVREMAWTFAGCTKFNQNISLWNTSNVFRMEGMFEGAVRFNQPLNDWDVSNVRYMLRMFDGAKSFNQPLDRWDVSRIEDAERMFKNARSFNQPLDMWLIPRFCDVNNMFLYTPLFTDVKTLTLCFHLTTRKNCRARLKEKLDKLNPAEVCTELSHYGSEHTAEYKRELETAHPELQGFVSASTDAEKHKPRSKRELIELLDMGAKIPLANIDTSLITDMEGLFRKSKRNNFTGIETWDTSNVVTMKHMFAGAIYFNHDISGWDVSNVRDMSHMFEGAHRFNKPLEAWDVSSVTDMSFMFNEAERFNQPLRKWNVISVTDMSNMFSCAEHFNQPLDGWDVSKVRSMKCMFYRAFSFNQNLNSWDVSSVTDMCHMFDMAKSFNQSVGAWNVSAVTNMREMFVRASAFNQPLNSWNVSNVQNMREMFCEATSFNQPLNDWDVSNVQDMREMFSEASNFNQPLNDWNVSNVQNMYCMFNEAKSFNQPLDKWDISNVKDMAYMFCEATSFRQSITAWRLCGQSTKGMFLRLPDYRDMESRVMCLTPLNEEAMKYDLEDMIKIFGEKAVKDALQLYGAKYGLKEY, from the coding sequence ATGATTAAAAAATACAAACCTCGCTGTAGTAAGGAACTAAGGGAGTTAGTGAAAGATGATAGCATTTACCTCGGTGACATCGACACTTCTCTGATAACTGATATGAGTTGGCTGTTTTGCGATTCAATACGCACAAACTTCGACGGGCTTGAAACGTGGGACACGTCGAACGTCACTACGATGGAACGCTTGTTTCACAGGGTAAAGCATTTTAACCATCCCATTGGAAACTGGAATGTTTCATCCGTGACGAACATGGAGTGCATATTTTGTGGCTGCAGTGATTTTAATCAGCCGTTAGAGGATTGGGACGTTTCGTCCGTAACGAATATGGAGTCGATGTTCGGTACCTGCGGTAAATTTAATCAGCCGCTAAACGATTGGGACATCTCAAATGTCCGTAACATTTCATGTATGTTCTGCGAAGCCGAGAGTTTTAACCAGCCGCTCGACAAATGGGATACGTCGGAAGTTCGTGAAATGGCATGGACATTCGCCGGTTGCACCAAGTTCAATCAGAATATCAGTTTGTGGAATACGTCGAACGTCTTTAGAATGGAAGGAATGTTTGAAGGGGCGGTACGTTTCAACCAGCCTCTGAACGATTGGGACGTCTCGAACGTGCGGTATATGTTACGCATGTTCGACGGTGCGAAAAGCTTCAATCAGCCGCTCGACCGCTGGGACGTAAGCCGCATCGAAGATGCCGAACGTATGTTTAAAAACGCACGAAGTTTCAACCAGCCGCTAGATATGTGGCTGATACCGCGGTTCTGTGACGTAAACAACATGTTCCTTTACACTCCGCTCTTCACCGACGTCAAGACGTTGACACTCTGTTTCCACCTTACAACCAGAAAGAATTGCCGCGCAAGGCTGAAAGAAAAGCTGGATAAACTCAACCCTGCGGAAGTATGCACTGAACTTTCACATTACGGCAGCGAGCACACAGCAGAATATAAGCGTGAGCTTGAAACTGCCCATCCGGAGCTGCAAGGCTTCGTCAGCGCAAGCACGGATGCGGAGAAGCACAAGCCCCGCTCAAAACGCGAGCTTATAGAACTCTTGGACATGGGCGCAAAAATACCGCTTGCCAATATTGACACTTCTCTGATAACAGACATGGAAGGCCTCTTTCGAAAGTCTAAACGCAATAACTTTACCGGTATCGAGACATGGGATACGTCAAATGTCGTAACGATGAAGCATATGTTTGCCGGCGCAATCTACTTCAACCACGACATAAGTGGATGGGATGTCTCCAACGTGCGGGATATGTCCCACATGTTCGAAGGGGCGCACAGATTTAACAAGCCGCTTGAAGCTTGGGACGTTTCATCTGTTACGGATATGAGTTTCATGTTCAACGAAGCCGAACGCTTTAACCAGCCTTTACGGAAATGGAACGTGATCAGCGTAACAGACATGAGTAATATGTTCTCCTGCGCAGAGCACTTCAACCAGCCGCTCGATGGCTGGGACGTTTCAAAAGTTCGAAGCATGAAGTGCATGTTCTACCGTGCCTTCTCCTTCAATCAGAATCTTAACTCGTGGGATGTCTCCAGTGTTACCGACATGTGCCACATGTTCGATATGGCAAAGAGCTTCAACCAATCTGTCGGTGCGTGGAACGTATCTGCCGTCACAAATATGAGAGAGATGTTTGTAAGGGCATCGGCATTTAACCAGCCTCTGAACAGTTGGAATGTCTCGAATGTACAAAACATGCGTGAGATGTTCTGCGAAGCAACGAGTTTTAACCAGCCGTTGAACGATTGGGATGTCTCAAATGTGCAGGATATGCGCGAGATGTTTAGCGAAGCATCAAACTTCAACCAACCATTAAACGATTGGAATGTCTCGAACGTACAGAATATGTACTGTATGTTCAACGAGGCGAAAAGTTTTAATCAGCCGCTCGACAAATGGGACATCTCAAATGTCAAAGATATGGCCTATATGTTCTGCGAAGCGACCTCGTTCCGTCAGTCGATAACGGCATGGCGACTGTGTGGTCAATCTACAAAAGGAATGTTCCTCAGACTGCCTGACTACCGCGACATGGAGTCGCGCGTCATGTGTCTCACTCCTCTGAACGAAGAAGCGATGAAATACGATTTGGAGGATATGATAAAAATATTCGGAGAGAAGGCAGTTAAAGATGCACTGCAGCTTTACGGTGCGAAATATGGTCTTAAGGAATATTAG
- a CDS encoding DUF4491 family protein has protein sequence MNWNGLLIGVVTFLVIGLFHPLVVKAEYYWGTKSWWLFLIGGILAAAASLFIENILGSTVCGVIAFSSFWSIKEVFEQEERVLKGWFPKNPNRTYPDRK, from the coding sequence ATGAACTGGAATGGATTATTGATAGGTGTAGTTACTTTTTTGGTCATAGGCTTATTTCATCCACTTGTGGTAAAGGCAGAATATTATTGGGGAACAAAAAGCTGGTGGTTGTTCTTAATCGGAGGAATTTTGGCTGCCGCAGCTTCTTTGTTTATTGAAAATATATTGGGCTCTACTGTTTGTGGGGTAATTGCCTTTTCTTCATTTTGGTCTATTAAGGAAGTCTTTGAGCAGGAAGAACGGGTTTTGAAAGGTTGGTTCCCTAAAAATCCGAATCGGACGTACCCGGATCGGAAATAA
- the secG gene encoding preprotein translocase subunit SecG, with translation MYVFISILILIASILLILIVLIQNSKGGGLASGFSSSNQIMGVRKTTDFLEKATWTLAGAVIVLSIIITAFIPRAEQNGNQSEIKQQVNDAVTIDPNAVSPDFGTAQQAETPAQETPAPAAEQK, from the coding sequence ATGTACGTATTTATTTCGATCTTGATTCTGATCGCTTCAATCTTATTGATTTTGATTGTCTTGATTCAGAATTCTAAAGGCGGTGGTTTGGCTTCAGGATTTTCTTCTTCTAACCAGATCATGGGCGTTCGTAAGACAACTGATTTTTTGGAAAAAGCTACGTGGACACTGGCTGGTGCAGTGATTGTATTGAGTATCATTATTACAGCGTTTATTCCTCGCGCTGAGCAAAATGGAAATCAGTCTGAAATTAAGCAGCAGGTAAATGATGCTGTAACGATCGATCCGAATGCTGTTTCTCCTGATTTTGGTACAGCACAACAAGCAGAAACTCCGGCACAGGAAACTCCGGCTCCAGCAGCGGAACAGAAGTAA
- a CDS encoding LptE family protein: MKKTGFVYLFLVLSVILTGCTISYKFNGASIDYTKVKTICIKDFPNQAPLVYPPLAQQFTEGVKDIYVRQTRLSLVRDNGDLELEGEITGYDLTPMAVKEDAYSSQTKLTITVKVRYTNRTNADEDFEQSFSAYREFDSNVMLQDVQDQLCSEIIEELADQIYNSTVANW, encoded by the coding sequence ATGAAGAAAACTGGATTCGTTTATCTGTTTCTTGTCTTGTCGGTTATTCTGACAGGATGTACCATATCTTATAAATTTAATGGGGCTTCGATTGACTATACGAAGGTGAAAACTATTTGCATCAAAGATTTTCCTAATCAGGCTCCTTTGGTTTATCCTCCGTTGGCACAACAGTTCACGGAAGGGGTAAAAGATATTTATGTCCGTCAGACCCGCTTGTCGTTGGTGCGAGATAACGGCGATCTGGAGCTGGAAGGAGAAATAACCGGTTATGATTTGACGCCAATGGCTGTAAAAGAAGATGCTTATTCTTCTCAGACGAAATTGACGATCACGGTGAAAGTCAGATATACCAATCGGACCAACGCTGACGAAGATTTTGAACAGTCGTTTTCTGCATATCGGGAATTTGATAGTAATGTCATGCTGCAGGATGTACAAGATCAGTTGTGTTCGGAAATTATTGAAGAACTGGCCGATCAGATCTATAATTCTACGGTAGCCAATTGGTAG
- a CDS encoding sigma-54 interaction domain-containing protein has product MKIDLQQIKQRFGIIGNSVGLNRAIDVALQVAPTDLSVLITGESGVGKEVFPQIIHQNSARKHGPYIAVNCGAIPEGTIDSELFGHEKGSFTGALADRKGYFEVADGGTIFLDEAGELPMPTQARLLRVLETGEFIKVGSSKVQKTNVRIVAATNVNLVQAVSDGKFREDLYYRLNTVPIQIPPLRDRSEDIILLFRKFASDCAEKYRMPAVRLDDDARQLLTSYRWPGNIRELKNVTERISVIEEKREITADILRQYLPNVNVAKYPVLVKQENEQRSFNNEREILYQILFDMRKDVNDLKKLVHDIIGGTVPVSVDKDESFASTIHPVTTIQPPVQEAETVEEESMSLEDVEKDMIRRALERHNGKRKNAAADLKISERTLYRKIKEYNLE; this is encoded by the coding sequence ATGAAAATAGATCTTCAGCAAATAAAACAGCGTTTTGGCATTATTGGGAATAGTGTCGGTCTGAATCGGGCTATTGATGTGGCTTTGCAGGTAGCTCCAACAGATTTGTCTGTATTGATTACCGGAGAGAGTGGTGTAGGTAAAGAAGTTTTCCCGCAAATTATACATCAGAACAGTGCCCGTAAGCATGGTCCGTATATCGCTGTCAATTGCGGCGCCATTCCGGAAGGTACTATTGATTCTGAATTATTCGGTCATGAAAAAGGATCTTTTACGGGTGCTTTGGCAGATCGTAAAGGTTATTTTGAAGTAGCCGACGGAGGAACTATTTTCTTGGATGAGGCCGGCGAATTGCCTATGCCTACTCAAGCCCGCTTATTACGTGTACTGGAAACAGGAGAGTTTATAAAAGTAGGTTCATCGAAGGTACAGAAGACGAATGTTCGTATTGTGGCTGCTACCAATGTTAATTTGGTACAGGCTGTGAGCGATGGAAAATTCCGTGAAGACTTGTATTACCGCTTAAACACAGTCCCTATTCAAATCCCTCCATTAAGAGACAGGTCTGAAGATATTATATTATTGTTCCGTAAGTTTGCTTCAGATTGTGCGGAAAAATACAGAATGCCAGCTGTCCGTTTGGACGATGATGCACGTCAGTTATTGACTTCTTACCGCTGGCCGGGTAATATCCGTGAACTGAAGAATGTTACAGAACGAATCTCTGTGATAGAAGAAAAAAGAGAAATAACCGCTGATATTCTTCGGCAATATTTACCGAATGTCAATGTAGCCAAATATCCGGTTTTGGTGAAACAAGAGAATGAACAGCGCTCATTTAATAATGAAAGGGAAATCTTGTACCAGATTCTCTTTGATATGCGTAAGGATGTTAATGATCTGAAGAAACTGGTTCATGATATTATAGGCGGTACAGTACCGGTCTCTGTTGATAAGGATGAATCATTTGCATCGACTATTCATCCGGTGACGACAATTCAGCCACCGGTGCAGGAAGCCGAGACGGTAGAAGAGGAATCGATGTCATTGGAAGATGTTGAGAAAGATATGATCCGCCGGGCTTTGGAGCGCCATAATGGAAAGCGGAAAAATGCGGCTGCTGATCTGAAAATCTCTGAGCGGACACTGTACAGAAAAATTAAAGAATATAATTTGGAGTAA
- a CDS encoding lysophospholipid acyltransferase family protein, whose product MKETVIDSNDLKAMSPFFNTGFGSWVGKLLIKWLEIDKVNQAHKNSCHLKGAAFTSALLRDPLIDLKYRLHGAELLDHLPEGSFITVSNHPIGSLDGIMLIDIMAARRPDFKVMVNGILSKIGAMNDNFITVHPDTKRNGKGNLSSMNGVRLCLQHIKEGHPMGFFPAGAMSFYNSKYHAVRDLPWTRSVIRLIQKANVPVYPVYFDFLNSKYFYFLGWLNWRLRTIRIVPEVFNKKGKTVDVYIGDPVPAEKIRSFATEEELGKYLYDLTYACKNSRS is encoded by the coding sequence ATGAAAGAGACCGTTATTGATAGTAATGATTTAAAGGCTATGTCGCCTTTTTTTAATACGGGCTTTGGCTCGTGGGTTGGAAAATTGCTTATCAAATGGCTGGAAATAGATAAAGTTAATCAAGCGCATAAGAATAGCTGTCATTTGAAAGGCGCAGCTTTTACCTCGGCCCTATTGAGAGATCCTTTGATAGATTTGAAGTACAGGCTTCATGGAGCCGAGTTATTGGATCATTTGCCAGAAGGTTCTTTTATAACGGTCTCGAATCATCCGATTGGTTCTTTGGACGGGATTATGCTGATTGATATAATGGCTGCTCGACGTCCGGATTTTAAGGTAATGGTAAATGGTATCTTGTCGAAAATAGGTGCCATGAATGATAATTTCATTACGGTTCATCCAGATACCAAGCGTAATGGTAAAGGAAATTTGAGTAGTATGAACGGTGTCCGGCTTTGCTTGCAGCATATCAAAGAAGGACATCCGATGGGTTTTTTCCCTGCCGGAGCAATGTCCTTTTATAATAGTAAATACCATGCAGTGCGCGATCTTCCGTGGACCCGGAGTGTGATTCGTTTGATCCAGAAGGCAAATGTTCCTGTTTATCCGGTTTATTTTGACTTTCTCAACTCTAAATATTTTTATTTCTTAGGTTGGCTGAACTGGCGGCTACGGACGATCCGGATAGTTCCCGAAGTCTTTAATAAGAAAGGGAAAACTGTTGATGTTTATATAGGAGATCCTGTCCCAGCTGAAAAGATACGTTCATTTGCGACAGAGGAAGAATTGGGCAAATATCTCTATGATTTGACCTATGCTTGTAAGAATAGTCGGTCCTGA
- a CDS encoding CDP-alcohol phosphatidyltransferase family protein, whose product MGELNKEYEASLKSIETENLVDRIFYRPIGFQIAKALRNTGVTPNMITVISIFVGAATGFLFYHSDLKYNIYGILCLIFANILDCVDGQLARLTGIKSKIGRILDGFAGDIWFASIYIGLALRLANETGSYAFFILAVLSGMSHLLQANITDYYKTLHLYFISKDKGAEFQSLEQVVAQHKEMKYGITKFFYFLYRWYTLIQVKATPTLQQMLKNLHAKYGDDFPQDVRLDFRRQSKQLMKMIDLLTFNGRTIVMFIIVLSGYVWAYYLYEIIVLNIVLGISMRRHEKMCRSFLNR is encoded by the coding sequence ATGGGAGAATTGAACAAAGAATATGAGGCTTCCTTGAAGTCTATAGAAACAGAGAATTTGGTAGATCGTATATTTTATCGTCCTATCGGTTTTCAGATTGCAAAAGCCTTACGTAATACGGGAGTTACACCCAATATGATTACGGTTATATCCATCTTTGTAGGTGCGGCAACCGGTTTTTTATTTTATCATAGCGATTTGAAATACAATATTTATGGTATTTTATGCTTGATTTTTGCTAATATATTGGATTGTGTAGACGGCCAGTTGGCTCGTCTGACAGGTATCAAATCAAAGATTGGTAGAATATTGGATGGTTTTGCCGGAGATATTTGGTTTGCCAGTATATATATCGGATTAGCTTTGCGTTTGGCTAATGAAACAGGTTCTTACGCGTTTTTTATCTTAGCCGTATTGTCAGGTATGTCGCATTTGTTGCAGGCAAATATTACTGACTATTATAAGACCTTGCATCTTTATTTTATCAGTAAGGATAAAGGGGCCGAATTTCAATCTCTCGAGCAAGTCGTTGCCCAACATAAGGAAATGAAGTATGGCATTACTAAATTTTTCTATTTTCTGTATCGTTGGTATACTTTGATACAAGTGAAGGCAACGCCAACTTTACAACAGATGTTGAAAAATCTGCATGCTAAATACGGTGATGATTTCCCACAGGATGTCCGGCTTGATTTCCGTCGTCAGAGCAAGCAGTTGATGAAAATGATAGATTTGTTGACGTTTAACGGACGAACGATTGTTATGTTTATCATCGTGTTGTCTGGTTATGTATGGGCTTACTATTTGTATGAGATTATAGTCTTGAACATTGTATTGGGCATCAGCATGCGACGCCATGAGAAAATGTGCAGATCTTTCTTGAACAGATAA
- a CDS encoding SDR family NAD(P)-dependent oxidoreductase, with translation MSKCVFITGGTKGIGKAVAACLAKSGYQLILTYAADQETAINTQKELQAEYGVSVSVVQADNSDIHAIDTIATYLADNDIFLDAVVMNAGTTCRDSFEQMQYKDWERVFCTNVHFPVFLLQRIVSRIKKGGSVVFTGSLMGIEPHSVSLAYGVTKSAVHSLVKNLVKFLVPYEVRVNGVAPGFVDTEWQKNKPKEIRQNIERKVALGRFCDPEEIAEVYKMLIENGYFNGEVVVVDGGYSYK, from the coding sequence ATGAGTAAATGTGTATTTATAACCGGTGGAACAAAAGGTATTGGAAAAGCTGTTGCAGCTTGTTTGGCTAAGTCTGGTTATCAGTTAATATTAACGTATGCCGCTGATCAGGAAACAGCGATTAATACTCAAAAAGAACTTCAAGCAGAATACGGTGTTTCGGTTTCCGTTGTTCAGGCCGATAACTCAGATATTCATGCGATTGATACTATTGCCACGTATCTGGCAGACAACGATATATTCCTGGACGCAGTCGTTATGAATGCAGGGACAACCTGTCGAGATTCATTTGAACAGATGCAATATAAGGATTGGGAACGTGTGTTTTGCACAAATGTACATTTCCCGGTATTTTTATTGCAGCGGATAGTATCTCGGATCAAGAAAGGTGGAAGCGTTGTGTTTACCGGTTCACTTATGGGTATTGAGCCACATTCAGTTTCATTGGCTTATGGAGTAACTAAAAGTGCAGTTCATAGTCTGGTAAAGAACTTGGTTAAGTTTCTGGTTCCTTATGAAGTGCGGGTTAATGGCGTTGCTCCGGGGTTTGTTGATACGGAATGGCAGAAAAACAAACCGAAAGAAATTCGTCAGAACATAGAACGGAAGGTCGCTTTAGGACGATTCTGCGATCCGGAAGAAATCGCTGAAGTATATAAAATGTTGATTGAGAATGGTTATTTTAATGGCGAAGTAGTCGTCGTGGATGGCGGTTATTCTTATAAATAA